From the Papaver somniferum cultivar HN1 chromosome 2, ASM357369v1, whole genome shotgun sequence genome, the window TTTCATAAATAGCATTATGATCGGAGACAAGGGCTAGGAAAGTTCTTTTCTTATCTGAAAGTATCCCATGCTTCTGCAAAGCCGTCCTTAAAGATCAAAATATAATCGGGGTGAGGATAAATGAGTTAAAACATCCTTTTCATAATAACCAACTGTAGTTTTAGTAAGGTTTCCCTGTACTTTAGTGCATTGCCTTAAGTCCTTCTCCACCACCCACAGAATGATCTATATAGTGGTTGCCAATTGGGGATCAGGTATAAGCCAAATCTTGTCAAGTTGAAAACATAAACTAACATTGTCATGCAACAATAGAAGCCCCTTtaacttataaaaaaaaagaaggctACTCTTCAGTAGGTGGAAAATATTCTCCAGTAATAAGCAAAAAATATGAACTCTTTGGATTCAAGTCGATTGGTGTACCTGCAACAAAATACCTACTCAAAGTAACAAAACCAGATCTTAAAACATTCTATTTTAAGGCTTGTTTCTCACTTGCAATTTTGTTTCGAAGGTTTAACAAGTCACAAAATTTTGATATCACACCTTTTGCCCGTAGAACAAAACATAGCAAGATTCCCGGTTTCCCCTTTCTTAGTAGTAGCTCCTGTAATCCTAGATTTTGTATCCTAACATacctaaataaatctaaaattgCTCCAGGACAGAAATCACCACAGTGCAAATACATAATAATGACATGTTAAGTGCTATTCTACTCACTCCCTTTTAACTATGAGGAAGGATCCCTTCACACTTTTATTCGCGCACTATCTCACTGTTTGACGCCTTTTTGAGAGTGAAAACCGACTTTATATCCAACACAGTTTAACTATCCTTCCAACTTTATCTCTTCAGTATCAGTATCCAACACAGACGTACCTATCCCCTCACAGGAAAGTCACACTAGTCGACAACTCGAAATTCACCTAACACCACTTCGTTAGCCCAGATAGACTTAGAGCATTACTATTAGAAGTAGTGCTCCTATTGGTAACCTTTATTAAGAGTCAATTAATTAGAGAGGGTAGTGCCAATATAACAATAAATCAAACAACCGCAAAACTTTATATCAAGACAACCTTCACAATTCAGTTCCAAAATTCAACCATTTCACAAGGTTTAAAATTTTAAGACAAAAACAGTTGGCAAAAGCATTGTGAATAAAGCAAAGATAACGCGTTTACCTCGAGGCCTTCACTGTTCAACGCCATGGACGTCTGCCTTTGATTAGCAAGTCGACCAATCTCGAAGTCGGTAGAAACTGAACTCTTTGAGGACCCTCTCTCATCTTCCTTCTGTGTTGTTTCTTCAACAGCTTCGTACAAGCTTTTTTTAGCACTTTCCTCAATCAAAGAAGTAGGTTTCATTCCTCGTCTACGTAGTTCCTTCATAAACAATGATTCTGTAGGTTCTTCACCTGAAAATGACCAAGTAGAATTAAAATATAGTTCAAGAAAAAAAAGAGCTCAATTTCATGAAAAAGAACTAACCTTTGTTGGTTTCACCATCATCATTTTGGACTCtgcaacaaaccctaaattctcttTTAACTGAAAATTTCAATTTCTTATGACACTGTAATCtcaaagaaatgaaatcagagtcCATCAAAAACGAAGTCGACTGTAAATCAGATCGAAATCCAAGAAAAGGAGAGAAATTTGATTTCCCAATTTGTAAAGACGCCATTTTTTCCAACCTTTGTTTCCTCAATCGAACTTTTAAAACTCACAGGAATAACAGAGGACGTGTATGAAATTGGGAAGATCTTTTGTTGTCACCAAAAGAGTGTACGTTATCTTTCATCGGTTGAGTGTTTCTAACTTGCGCAGTCTTTTTTTGTCTACTACTTTTTGTAGCCACAAGTTGCAGAGAGTGAGAAAGAACAACGCTCAGAGAACCATATAAGCAATGTTGTACCATGATGTGTCACACATTACAAACCGTTGTACACAACTCACAGTAATTTAGAAATTCAGATCCTCCATCCGGTTGGGTAATGTGTtccgttgtttttttttttttttttttttgaagcatgaaattaaATAAAAGGAAATTAGTTTACGATTTGTCGTGGGTATGTGGTATCCACGGAATCATGGGATAGAATTTGACTAATGAAAGATGAGATTGCATGGTCCCATATTTTGGTTGATAAACTCCCTGTTTGACTTCCATCTGCCGCATGATTGGTTAACCTGTCCGCCgcttgatttccttatctgtagtTGTGCTGAATAGCAGAAGGGAGGGGGTAGATGAAGTAATGAAACGCAAAAGGTTTTCTGAGTCGGATTCAAAGATAACTCTTGGTCATTGCCTTTCTGTTGCTGTTCTTGATGCCAATAGCAGAGCCCGAGTTTCTGCAGTTAATGCAGTTATAATTCCTAATGGCTGAGCTAGAGCCATTACAGTTCGTGCATCAGAATCTTTGCATATGAACCCTGCCCCCGCAAATCCTGGGTGACCTCTGGGTGCTCCGTCTGTGTTAATCTTTATGTTCGGAATGGACCATCCTACCGATATTGTTGACACCCTTTTGTCCATCGTCGGGTGGTTAAATATCGGTGCGTCTCCTGGTATGATTGATGGTGAAGAGTGTAGAGCCACGTAGAATTCTTGTTGCTGAGCCCATGCTAGGATTTGTTCTGAAGTTGTTTGCTTTTGTTGGTATATTAGATTATTCCTAGCTAGCCATAAGGTCCAGAATAGAAAACAGaaagaggagattacagatgttgACGCAGGTTGTTGAAGAATTTGAGGAATGGTTGTCTGAGGCGTTAAGGTGAACGTGTGGGGGTGGTTGGAGTTAGGTGAAATTGAAAGTTGGGTGAATAAGGTGTTCCAGGAGGTACTTGCTGTTGGACAGAGAATTAGAAGGTGACTTGCCAATTGTGGATCAGTGTTGCATCTTGGGCATATGTCTGAGTTGGTCAGATGGATGTGATGTAAGAGTgagaaggttggtaatccttcattgatggctttccacaagaaaatccgaatttttggtggacatagTAAAGTCCTTAGGAATTTGGTAGGTGGTAAAGGGGTGTGAGTTGGTTGACCATGGGTTAGACATTTTTATCCCGATGAGGTAGTGTAGTTTCAGgattttgagtgtggccagataattttgTCTTGGTGTCTATTTTGGAGGAGATGGATGTTCATGATTTTTTGGATTATAGGGTTGGGAAGGGTGCTTAATTTTTCGTGATTCCAGGGGAAGGAAATTGGGTAACATTGTGATGAGTCTagatttgttgagtgtggaatcCAATTTGCTTCTATTGGAGTTGATAATCCATCTCCAATACGATGGAAAATCAAACTTTGCATGGTAGGGACAATTGGCTTCTTAGTTTTCATCTAAACTAAAGCATAATTTGACCTTATGAGGGACTTAAAATGTTGTAAAATGCCTTGGTGACCTCTTTTAAGGACAAAAAAAACTGAGCTATATCCGTCAGTTCAAGGACAAGTAAAGGTAACATGTTATAGGGGCTGATGAAATCATTGGAGGGGCTGAACCATGATAATAATGTCTATCAAATTGGGTGTCCTAATGTCATATTAAAGGTCTAGATTACCCTTCCATTTTTAAAAGGACTAAATTACCCGTCTATTCATTCATACctaatcataaaaaataaaaaaaacgaaattaaaataagtttttctttgataatcatcatcaaatatatttaaaccttatttaaattttttttttagggttgcAGTTGGAGTTACGGTTGGTTATTCTTAATTAACCAACTGTAACTATGATTTCTGAAGGTGTTACGGTTGGTGATTgaagaactaccaaccgtaaatcCTAAAAAACTATTTGAAATATCCAGTTACGGTTAATTTGGTAACCGTAAAAATAGTTGCGGTTGGTTTCGATTTTAACAATACCAACCGTAAAAATCCCgagcaaaaataatttaagtttttGAGTGGTTGGCTTTGACTTAAATGTTATCAACCGTAACTAGTTACGGTTGGATACTAGCCACTGAAAAACGAATCGTAACCTATTTACGGTTCGTCTCGTAAGAGAACAATCCAACCGTAACTGGATGATTGGGTTTTCCCGATTTTAACCAGTTATGGTTGGATGTTCATCGGGTAACTAACCGTAAATGGCACCTACAGTTGGGTTCTATAGTTAATTCCAACCATAAATGGCTCATACGGTTGGCTTCTTTGGTCAATTTTAACCGTAAATTGCCCTGAAATTGACATTGTAGCTAAGAGATCAACCATAGTAGGATCTCCATCGTGGGGTATCTGTAAAATACAGTTTCtctatcatatagagattcacccacCTCCAATTTGCCACTGAAATAATTCATTttgtttgagtaaatcaaaatctaggtttttgaaataaatctctaaaaaaaaaagCTCTCTATTTTATCTCTCCACCAAACCTAATTCTTAATctgatttaattttttattaagtataaaaaaaattcattaatcTAATGATTAGCTAATTAAACTAAAAACACTAATTAAATAAGGGCTTTTCATCcattatgaaaattatatagATAAGGGGGTTTTAAAATTACTAACTGGTGACCCTTTTTTATCCTATTATATCGTCTCTTCTAATGATTTCATCAGCCTCTATAACAGGTTACAAGGAAAAAGTGATTTATGTACTAATCTACATAAGTTTGGTTATTTTCTACCTCAAACGTCCCTTAACTTGAGTTAGTATTCCAACCATAACTAGTTTTTATATCATGGTAATCGGGTTCAAAAGGGTGAGTTGTGATACTTGTTAATACATGAAAAGATAAACCCATCTTGGAACATAGGAAACTTGGGGGCTGAAGCCTAAGCCTAATAGGATATATCCATAAAGTAGAAAGGACAAGGAAGGAATAAGTTGGGACGTAGAAGGTCACATTAGGAGGAATGACAATAGTTGTAAATAAGGGGATTCCCATGACATGATGTCATGAGAACAAGGTTTTTGGGAAAAGCATATAAAAGGAAGGACACAGTACAACAGAAAGCAAGCTCTCTCATATAATTATAGAAAGGTGTTGTCATTGTTGTAACTAGGGCATTTAGAAACAATCTCATATTTACCTcccaacatttggcgaccacacccgaaGGCTCGTCTCTCGTACACCATGGCACACCATGAAAGTACTAGTACAGACGTGCTGAAGAATCATCCAGTTGGTCAGTCGCTTAACTTCGAAGGCGAGAGAGTGGGAATAGTAGCAAGTCCGATTACACAAGGGAGAGGAATAAAGGATCTATAGGAAAAGGACAAACAACAAGTAGACGGAGATACACCACCCGTGCGACCATCCCTGCAGAACATGCAACGAGAGCTAGAGGATCACATTAGAGATAACAAGAATTAAGGAAATTGCTTAAAGCGGTTGAAGTTGAACAAAGCGCTAAAGAAACAACAAAGGATACTGGAAATGGAGGGGAAACACCTGTAGTTATGTCGCAAGAGGCGATAGAAAAGTATCTAGAAAGAAACTACCGAGTGGTGAAACATGACAACTATGATTTCATGAACATCCTGTATTCCTCCGAAGTCGTAAAATATCAATACTCCGAGGATTATACCTCACCAAAGTTTAAAGTATACAACGGGCAAGGGAACGCGCGTGAACACCTTAGTCGATTACTGTCAACCATGAACGATCAAGCAACTAATGGGAAGCTATGTTTAAGGGAATTCCCAAACTCGCTAACAGACACATCGTTCACCTGGTACGACAACCTGAAACCAGGTAGCGTAAACTCATGGTCGGCCATGTCCACTCTCTTTCTCAGAAAATTCTATTCATCCAAGAGAAAAATCACATCAATAGATTTGagcagatgcaaccagcggaTAAGAGAGAAAAAAGGAAAATACATCACCAGGTTTCGTCATTTCGCATTGGACTGCCACGAGGATATCAAAGAAGACACTTTGGTAGACATTTTCATACGAGGAATGACGCCTTCCTTCAAGAGAAGCCTGGTCAATTTCTGTTCCAAACTTTCATTGAGCTAGAATAAGCAGCAACAAGGATTTCTGACTATGTGGATGAGTCTAATGCAGACTACGCTTGGCTCCATTCAATCAATAGCATATCAGCATCTCCATGCAACACTCGTGCTACTAAAAATCAAGAAGGATGGAATGCACAGACAACTCAGTCCTACAATCGAGGAGGCGCCAGAGATCAAAAACGAGATTTCATCAAACTACCGCCTCTACCATGCAACCGGGAAAAAAATCGTAGGGCTGCTAAAATAATGGCTGGAAAACAAAGAATCCAATTGCCACCAACGAATATGGATCCTAGTACGGTTGATCAGAGCGATGCTATGTACTATCATTATCGTCGAAGGATACAACACCCGACAGTCGAATGTTACAACCTCCGATGGTTATTCCAGAGAAAGCACGCGGCGGGAGAGATCGAAATGAATAACCAAGGGGAAAATGGACCAATCCAACACAACGTAATAATGCTTTCACATGACCTAAGCGGAGACGTATGGAAGCCATGGGAAGACACCGAATAAGCGTATAAAGCAGAAATCCCAGCATTCGAAAACACTGATACCGTGGCCATCCAATTTGAGCAAACTATACTAGCCCAGTAGTTCTTCGACTCACTGGGGTTTAGTGAAAACCAAATCAAGGAGGCGTCCAAAGAAATAACAACCATCGCATCCAGAAGACCTTATGACCCTATTCCCAAAGGAGTGATCATATTCACAGACCAAGATATTTGCTACCCCAGAGAGCATCTTAGACCTCTTTATCTCACAGTTACTGTTAATCGACAGTAGTTGAAGAGAGCCTTTGTCGATGGCGACGCATCCCTAAACCTAATCTCCACATACACTCTCGAAATTCTGGGGTGCGACGATCAGTTATAAGGATGCGAACAACGGTTGTAAAGGGATTCGGAGGCCACTCGCAGACAACTATTGGGATCGTTAACTTGGTAATGAAGGTCGGACCCATCAAAGCGCTCACGCCATTCTACGTCTTGGAAGACGATGCCACGTTTCACGTACTCCTAGGGCGGGGATGGTTACTTAATCACAAAGTCGTAGATTCAACATACCACCAGTGTGTCAAAACCAACATGGGAGGCAGGAAATACCAAATCCCCGCTACGAGCAACCCAATCAACCCAGAAGAAGCATATATGAAGGATGCAGTTTTCTATGACATCTAAAGGAATAAGATGAGATACCAGAAATACAACCTATTCCGCTACccaaggaaaagaagaaaataactaaATCTGTATTCAGCCCTTCTAAGATGGTGCTCCCAACAGAGAAGAAGCGGAAGcaagaagaacaacctagattctGACGCTTGTCGAAACCAGATGGGGAACATGTGTACCGCTTATAGAAATTAACCGAGGGGGCTTCCGTTGATAAGCATAACTGTGCCATGACATCAATTGATGAAGAAGCGGAAATTCACTCAGAAGACGTTGACCAAGGGTTAGCCAAATTACCATACGGGACACTCAATGATGATGATTTCTAGGACCAACACGCGGAAAGGATACAAACCCTGTCGAAATAATTGTCGCCTGAAGATCTCACCATGGACGgggtaaaggaaatcaacatcggaactgaGGAAGATAAGCGCCCTATTATGGTCAGTAAGAATTTGAGAAAAGAGGAAAGGGAGGCACTGATCAAGCTACTCCGAGAATATAAGGACGTTATCACCTTCAAATACGATGAAATTCCAGGCTCGACAGCAGTCTCCTTGCCCATACCCTCAATGTTTCACCTGAGTTCAAGCCAGTAAACAGAGGAGCCGTGAATTCCCAAGGGCGGAGATTATTGCAATAAAAGAGGAGGTGGAACGCTTGTTGGAAGCTAAATTCATCAAACCCATCTAACACTCAACTTGGTTAGCCAACATCGTACCTGTAACaaagaagaatgaaaaaaaatcagatttgtGTATACTATCGAGACCTCAATCGGGTATGCCCTAAAGATGAATTCACATTACCCAATATCGACATGACAGTAGATGCAACATGGGCAATAAAAGGTTCTCCTTCATGGATTGCTTCAGCGGGTATAATCAAATAAGGATGGCAGCATTAGATGCAATAAAAACCGCTTTCCAAACCCCGTACGAAAACTTTTACTATGTTGTGATGCCATTCGGTCTGAAAAACGCGGGCGCCACTTACCAACGCGCTATGACGTCAATCTTTCATGATTTGTTACATCAAACAGTGGAAGTGTACATGGACGACATAGTAGTAAAATTGCGGATTCCAGAAGATCATGTAACACACCTAAGAATAGTTTGCGAAAAATGCCGGAAGTTCAAGCTCAAAATGAGTCCTCTCAAATGCGCCTTTGGAGTAGCATCGAGAAAGTTCTTAGGTTTCACGGTAACCGATGAAGGAATTCAAGTGGATCCTGACAAAGTCGAATCCATCACAACCATGGTGCCACCAATAAATACCATAGAACTACATGCATTCATCAGAAGGATATCCTATATAAGACGCTTTATACCTGGACTCGCCCAACTGTTCTCCGCATTCTTGCCTCTACTAAGAAGAGGCGCCGTTTTCGTATAAGGAGAAGAATAATGCTCAGCGTTTCATAAACTCAAATAGTGCCTGGTCAGCCAACAGGTTCTTAGGCCACCGATAAAGGGAGTTACTCTATACTTGTACACGACGTCCACCAGTCTAGCAATAGGAGCTTTATTGGCGCAAGACATGGGAAACGATAACTTATCACCCATTTATTATGTCAGCCGGGTCCTGAGGGAAGTAGAGCTGAGATATCCGCGCGTGGAACAAGCATGCCTAGATCTCATCTACGCTGCACAAAATTTACGCCCATATCTTCCGGCTCATGAAACGATCGTCGTAGCCGCAGTTAACCCGATAACGTACTTAACTTCCAAGCCAGTCCTAACAGGAAAAACCGCTCGATGGCTACGATAGCTATCCGAATTCGTACTCAAATATCAGCGACCCAAGGAAGTGCAGGGCCAAGCAATAGCCGACCTGGTAGGAATGTTCCCAGGAGAAGGAGACGACGAAGTACACGAACATATACCCGGAGAAGTAGCGAtcgtggaaataggaaaaccatgGACTATGTTATTCGACGGGTCATCCTACGGAACTGAGGGCGGAGCTGGAGTAGTATTCGAAGCCCCACAAAGAGACATACTATCGTATTCGTTCAAACTAGACTTCACATGTAGTAACAACGTCGCCGAATACGGATCACTGATACTAGGGTTGAGAATGAAAAAAGAGCTCAACCTCGGAAGCATGAAGGTGAAAGGGGACTCCAAACTAGTAACGAACCAGGTAAACAAGGACTTCCACGTAAAAGAAGCGTATCTAGCGCCTTACCGAGCGGAAgcacaaaattcatcaaatgggaTCAATTTTAGATCACATGGGCAGAAGTGAAAATCGACACGTGGACGCTTTGGCTACCTTGGCTAGTAAGATGCAGCTAAACGACGATGTCGAAGGCACGATAACAATAAAAAGAAGGGAACTACCTAGTACCTCGAAGGAAGATTTAGCATTCAATGAGGCGGACAACTGGATAAGAGTGTATATTGAAGATTTGACAAAGATTGACGAGGATCGTGTAATGTCTACCAAGGTCCTAAAGTAATTTATAGTAATACAAGAGCTTTGTACTATCGAGCCGCGGGAGGATCCCTTGCTAGGTGTGTAAACAAGAAGGAAGCGGAGAAAATACTACAAGAATTACACGAAGAGACATGCGGACATACTGGCATCGTGCACCTTTACAGCTGGCCAAGCATGTCAGTGCTAGCGGCGTCCATTCAAGAAAATTGCCTTCACTGTCAGGCTCCGCCACAACCTGCAGAAGTATGCTCAGCTGAAGGAGTTGATTGGAGATAACCATACATTTATTATCTCCAACACGACAAGCGACATAAAGAAAGACAAACGACGCtgaaaatacaaaaaagaaaaacaacccgTTTCTTCATAAATGAAAACGTACTTTACTTAAGAAGTTATAGTAACGCGATCTTACGATTTATATCTGATCAAGAGGTGACGGAAGTCATGACCTTGTATCACAATGCTGAACACCAAGGAATGCGGAAATTATTTATGAGGATCTACGAAGGAGAGTTCTACTGGACGACCATGGAAAGTGATACAACCAAACATGTCAGGAAATGCTTAAGTTACCAGATGCACGGAACGTTGATCAGAGCGCCACACACGCAGCTACACAGCATAGTAACACCGTGGCCGTTTCGCAGCTGTGGATTAGACCTTATAGGCCCGATAAATCCAAATTCTTCGAAGCGCCACACATACATAATTACCGCAACAGAGTATTCGTCTCTAAAAGAGTAAGCGGGAGAGACCTTAGTCTAAATGGGTTTCATAGGAGATATTACGCAAGCGATGCCACAAATACATAATTACCGCACGAGAAGCTACCCCTAGCAGTTTGGGAATATAGGATCTCAAAGCGTAGCTCAACAGGAGCGTCGCCTTACTCTCTAATCTATGAGGAAGACGCCATACTACCTGTAGAGATAGGGGTTCCATCAGCAACAGTAGCAATGACTAGCCACACCACACCAGATGAAGTGAGTCGCTTTGCGCACCTAGACACAATAAAGGAAAGAAGGGCTCGCGCAGAATGGTTTGTCGATGCGTATATGAAACGAACGACCAATTATTACAATCAGAGCATTAAAGAAAGAATTTTTAAGGTGGACGATTTAGTTCTAAAAATCGCCCCTCATGTACAAAGAAATGCTAGCGCGAGAAAATTCACAACAAACTGGGAAGGGCCACTTAAAATTAGAAAAGCAGCTGAGAGCGGATACTACAAACTAAGGCGGATGAACGGGAAAAAGGTCGAGTCGCCCACCAATGGAAAATGGCTAAAAACTTTTCATGCATAAGATTATTCGATGTAAAAGCAATTGTTCTGAGTAATAAAGAACGGTAATCAACAATGAGCAATGGGCACAAATCTACAACAAGCTATCGGTTTCCATGTGCATTTGGTCGGCTGACAAATTCAAAAAAGGCTACGGGTTTCTACGCGCATCCAGTCGGCTGACATACAAATTTACAAAAAGCTACGGGTTTCTATGTGCATGCGATCGGCTGACATACAAATTTACAAAAAAGCTACGGGTTGCTAGGCGCATCCGATCGGCTGAAAATTTTACAAAAGGCTACGAGTTTCTACGCGCATCCGGTCGGCTGGCATACAAATTTAAAAAAGGCTACAAGTTGCGACGTGCATCCGGTCGGCTGACATATAAATTataaatttacaaaaggctacagGTTACTACGCGCACATGGTCAGCTGACATATAAATTTACAAAAGACTACGGGTTGCTATATGCACCCGACCGACATACAAATTTGCAAAAGGCTATGGGTCGCTTCGTGTACCTAACCGAATACCCACCTGTCAACACAAAAAAGAAGAGGGCGCGTCTTGAACCTCCCAAAGCCCAATTTCCCTAACAAAAAGAGGGGGACACCGCATTTCAAACCTCCTGAAATCTAACTCCTccgcaaaaaaagaaagaaaagggagGGCGCATTTTGAACCCCAAGCCCATTTCTTAACACAAAAGAGGGAGAGGGCGCGCTTTACACTCCGAAAAATCCAGTTCCTCTGGAAACAAAAAGAGAAGGGGAGGGTGTGTTTCGAAACCTCCAAGCTTAACCTTctatagaagaaaaagaagaagggggGGCATGTCCGCACATTATGTGAAACAAACTACCAACACAAGTTATACACATACGAGGCATAGGCATGGCCTCAGCCAAGACGACGacgacaaaaaaaacaaaaaaaacaaaagctaGAGTCGAATCAGTAATAACCCCTAGTTCTATCCTCCATGATTAACCCGCTATCAGCGCACGACAACGGGCAATATCCGCATCCAAGGCTTGCATCATTAAAAGCGCCTCTTCACATTGAATAGTCGCTAAAGTTAAATCACGACCGATCTCATTAACCAACTTATAAACGCCATGCATGATCTTGTCGGAAGCCCGCGACTTCCGCgatagagagagagagtttttttcatgctcgtcataagcttTATGCGCCTTATCCTGATGAATCAGGCTAAGGGTCTACAACATACCCACCTCTTCCCTCAACAGTAGCAAGCGCGCCAGCTCGTCTCGCATGTCGATCGAGCATACGAGTGCGGACACTGCCGCCAGGGTTAAGGTATACCCATGAATTTGTGGGGTTGCTTGTTCAGTTATATAAACACGACAATCAGCTATAACATGGTCTATATTAGCACTCATCGTCACAGACTCCCTGAACATTTGGTCACCTGCGTGACGAGCAGTAACAACATCATCTAACGCGCGCTGGACTTTAAATGTCACACACCCATGCGCTTGAGCCCTCCAAGCAATCTGATATGTTTCATACTGCTCGTCAAAATTGGCGCACATAGTATTTCTATATGCTCCCCTCTGTTCTCGGAACACCCTCACCTCAGCCTTCACAA encodes:
- the LOC113347376 gene encoding uncharacterized protein LOC113347376; amino-acid sequence: MASLQIGKSNFSPFLGFRSDLQSTSFLMDSDFISLRLQCHKKLKFSVKREFRVCCRVQNDDGETNKGEEPTESLFMKELRRRGMKPTSLIEESAKKSLYEAVEETTQKEDERGSSKSSVSTDFEIGRLANQRQTSMALNSEGLEGLIPRAKLLLTLGATFFLGFWPLILGTVVIFGGLYFYFGPSFIHDASMRSMSPPPYIDPYVLLEEERLSKIAENVK